Proteins found in one Hypericibacter terrae genomic segment:
- a CDS encoding 6-hydroxynicotinate reductase: MSASPTSATGPAGADGKIRCDACPVMCYIKPGAVGACDRYANHDGQIVRVDPHLLLNRTVSQGGTVVPFERAGWDGQLVNSGGTFVTAIGAGTTYPDYKPAPFIVSSEMDGVDMVTVVTEGIFSYCGVKIKIDTDRHLGPERNIVRAKGEAVGHVTTGEYGSQMLSLGGVHHLTGGSKKEGRVTCETLLDLCNGKAVELTVDEGASVRVQAGKPPVVNGTAEERMRVGCGSATIGMFARQWFGKVDEVVVVDDHITGVLSEHQAGKYLGIGETGIRMKGRRSTPGRYFQVAEPGTGWGGTNISDPLSILEPFDRKVAKPGTSMLMVSTTGEQYGFYRLNEALQPVEEELPEALRVSVERIRENCEPALCTVLFMGGAGGSLRAGVTENPVRLTRSVEDSLTRVTCGGAPVYIWPGGGITFMVDVSRVPENGFGYVPTPALVAPIEFTMTLEDYAALGGHLDQVRPLASLDRGSDRREVTPHAENPWPMAPVRGGSGR, from the coding sequence ATGTCTGCGTCTCCGACGAGCGCCACGGGACCCGCAGGGGCCGACGGCAAGATCCGCTGCGATGCCTGTCCGGTCATGTGCTACATCAAACCGGGTGCTGTCGGCGCCTGCGACCGCTATGCCAATCATGACGGCCAGATCGTCCGCGTCGATCCGCATCTGCTGCTGAACCGCACGGTCTCGCAGGGCGGCACCGTGGTGCCGTTCGAACGCGCCGGCTGGGACGGACAACTCGTCAATAGCGGCGGCACCTTCGTCACCGCGATCGGCGCCGGCACCACCTATCCCGACTACAAGCCCGCCCCCTTCATCGTGTCGTCCGAGATGGACGGCGTCGACATGGTCACGGTCGTGACCGAGGGCATCTTCAGCTATTGCGGCGTGAAGATCAAAATCGACACCGACCGGCATCTGGGGCCCGAACGGAATATCGTGCGCGCCAAGGGCGAGGCCGTCGGTCATGTGACGACGGGCGAATATGGCTCGCAGATGCTGTCGCTGGGTGGCGTGCATCACCTGACGGGCGGCAGCAAGAAGGAAGGCCGCGTCACCTGCGAGACGCTGCTCGATCTCTGCAACGGCAAGGCGGTCGAGCTCACGGTCGATGAGGGCGCCTCGGTGCGGGTCCAGGCCGGCAAGCCGCCGGTCGTCAACGGCACGGCCGAGGAACGGATGCGGGTCGGCTGCGGCTCCGCCACCATCGGCATGTTCGCACGCCAATGGTTCGGCAAGGTCGACGAGGTAGTGGTGGTCGACGACCACATCACCGGCGTGCTCTCCGAGCATCAGGCCGGCAAATATCTCGGCATCGGCGAGACCGGCATCCGCATGAAGGGCCGGCGCTCGACGCCCGGCCGCTATTTCCAGGTGGCCGAGCCCGGCACCGGCTGGGGCGGCACCAACATCTCCGATCCGCTCTCGATCCTCGAGCCCTTCGACAGGAAGGTGGCGAAGCCCGGCACCTCGATGCTGATGGTCAGCACCACCGGCGAGCAATATGGCTTCTATCGGCTGAACGAAGCGCTGCAGCCGGTCGAGGAAGAGCTGCCCGAGGCCTTGCGCGTCTCGGTCGAGCGAATCCGCGAGAATTGCGAGCCCGCGCTCTGCACGGTGCTCTTCATGGGCGGTGCGGGCGGATCGCTGCGCGCCGGCGTCACCGAGAATCCGGTGCGGCTGACACGCTCGGTAGAGGACTCCCTCACCCGCGTCACCTGCGGCGGCGCCCCGGTCTATATCTGGCCCGGCGGCGGCATCACCTTCATGGTCGATGTCAGCCGCGTGCCCGAGAACGGCTTCGGCTATGTGCCGACGCCGGCCCTGGTGGCGCCGATCGAATTCACCATGACGCTCGAGGATTACGCGGCGCTCGGCGGGCATCTCGACCAGGTGCGGCCGCTGGCCTCGCTCGACCGCGGCAGCGACCGGCGCGAAGTGACGCCGCACGCAGAGAATCCCTGGCCCATGGCGCCGGTGCGCGGCGGGAGCGGCCGGTAA
- a CDS encoding UPF0280 family protein, with protein MARAHIALLPDGRRLHLQDGPIDLIVEAWAGRADVEAAYRAAAERFVTILDELCAELPLLRTAAHPVRNELTGIVAQRMQKAVASFSKQIFITPMAAVAGAVAEEILGAMTAAAPLARAYVNNGGDIALHLAPGESFKIAMIDRPDRPSLFGTATIGHEAPVRGIATSGWRGRSFSLGIADAVTVLAPGAAMADAAATVIANAVDLPGHRGILRLPATDLQPDSDLGPRLVTRHVPELTQGQIAAALDAGQATALSLQARSLIVAAALHLQGQTRFIGIASDAIVPQLFNPAPMKAIAHA; from the coding sequence ATGGCTCGCGCGCACATCGCCCTCCTGCCCGACGGCCGCCGGCTGCATCTGCAGGACGGGCCGATCGACCTGATCGTCGAAGCCTGGGCCGGTCGCGCGGACGTCGAAGCCGCCTATCGAGCCGCGGCCGAGCGCTTCGTCACGATCCTCGACGAGCTCTGCGCCGAGCTGCCCTTACTGCGCACCGCCGCCCATCCGGTTCGGAACGAACTCACCGGCATCGTGGCGCAGCGCATGCAGAAGGCCGTCGCGAGCTTCTCAAAGCAGATCTTCATCACGCCGATGGCGGCCGTCGCCGGCGCCGTGGCGGAGGAAATCCTGGGCGCGATGACGGCAGCGGCTCCCCTCGCCCGAGCCTATGTCAATAACGGCGGGGATATCGCCCTGCATCTGGCGCCCGGCGAGAGCTTCAAGATCGCGATGATCGACCGGCCCGACCGGCCCTCGCTCTTCGGCACCGCGACGATCGGCCATGAAGCCCCAGTACGCGGCATCGCCACCAGCGGCTGGCGCGGCCGCAGCTTCTCGCTCGGGATCGCCGATGCGGTGACGGTGCTGGCGCCGGGCGCGGCGATGGCCGATGCCGCCGCGACCGTGATTGCCAATGCGGTCGATCTGCCGGGTCATCGCGGCATTCTCCGCCTGCCGGCCACCGACCTTCAGCCCGACAGCGATCTGGGCCCGCGCCTGGTCACGCGTCATGTCCCGGAACTGACGCAGGGCCAGATCGCCGCGGCGCTCGACGCCGGCCAGGCGACCGCTCTATCGTTACAGGCGCGAAGCCTCATCGTGGCAGCCGCCCTGCATCTCCAGGGCCAGACCCGGTTCATCGGCATCGCATCCGACGCTATCGTACCGCAGCTCTTCAACCCGGCCCCCATGAAGGCGATCGCTCATGCATGA
- a CDS encoding amino acid synthesis family protein translates to MHDVILRKYLISVEEIYHEGGPAPAKSLKRGAALAVIHNPFAGRYVEDIAGFMDDLKPLGTRMAKDLIAAMGGNAKAIEGYGKGAIVGAGGELEHGALWHVPGGYGMREMLGGAKAIVASTKKVGGPGTRLDVPVTHINASYVRSHFDAIEVGIADAPRADEILLALVMTTGPRIHARVGGLKASEVKGEDGLR, encoded by the coding sequence ATGCATGACGTGATCCTGCGCAAATATCTGATCTCGGTCGAAGAGATCTATCACGAAGGCGGCCCCGCCCCGGCCAAATCCCTGAAGCGCGGCGCCGCTCTCGCCGTCATTCACAATCCCTTTGCCGGCCGTTATGTCGAGGACATCGCCGGCTTCATGGACGATCTCAAACCGCTCGGCACGCGGATGGCGAAGGATCTGATCGCGGCCATGGGCGGCAATGCCAAGGCGATCGAAGGCTATGGCAAGGGCGCCATCGTCGGCGCGGGTGGCGAGCTCGAGCATGGCGCGCTCTGGCACGTGCCGGGCGGCTATGGCATGCGCGAGATGCTGGGCGGCGCCAAGGCCATCGTGGCCTCGACCAAGAAGGTCGGGGGTCCCGGCACGCGGCTCGACGTGCCGGTCACCCATATCAACGCCTCCTATGTGCGCAGCCATTTCGACGCCATCGAGGTCGGCATCGCGGACGCGCCGCGCGCGGACGAGATCCTGCTGGCGCTGGTGATGACCACGGGACCGCGTATCCATGCCCGCGTCGGCGGGCTCAAGGCGAGCGAAGTCAAGGGAGAGGACGGCCTCAGATGA
- a CDS encoding amino acid synthesis family protein, which translates to MKARIRKIVTVVEETSQELGHDVKPPVRRAAAVAIIENPFAGRYVEDLAELIDIGEELGGLLSERAVAALGIPGAKVESYGKAAAVGENGELEHAAAILHPKLGAPFRKTLGKGAALIPSSKKRGGLGVALDIPLGHKDAAFVRSHFDGMEVRVHDAPRANEIMVAVAVTDSGRPLPRVGGLTKAEIKGEDGLR; encoded by the coding sequence ATGAAAGCCAGGATCCGCAAGATCGTCACGGTGGTGGAGGAGACCAGCCAGGAGCTGGGCCATGACGTGAAGCCGCCGGTGCGCCGCGCCGCCGCGGTCGCGATCATCGAGAACCCCTTTGCCGGACGCTATGTCGAGGATCTCGCGGAGCTGATCGATATCGGCGAGGAACTGGGCGGGCTGCTATCGGAACGCGCGGTCGCGGCGCTGGGTATTCCTGGCGCCAAGGTCGAGAGCTATGGCAAGGCCGCGGCCGTGGGCGAGAATGGCGAGCTCGAGCATGCGGCGGCGATCCTGCATCCCAAGCTGGGCGCGCCCTTCCGCAAGACGCTGGGCAAGGGTGCCGCCCTCATCCCCTCCTCCAAGAAGCGCGGCGGGCTCGGCGTGGCGCTCGACATTCCGCTGGGCCACAAGGACGCCGCCTTCGTGCGCAGCCATTTCGACGGCATGGAGGTCCGGGTCCATGACGCGCCGCGCGCCAACGAGATCATGGTCGCCGTGGCGGTGACCGACAGCGGGCGGCCCTTGCCGCGCGTGGGCGGCCTGACCAAAGCCGAGATCAAGGGCGAGGACGGCCTGCGGTGA
- a CDS encoding MarR family winged helix-turn-helix transcriptional regulator: MSAPRLRKSVRATPVAHYRLDDQVGFMLRRVSQRHVAIFARHMDKDITPTRWATLAKLYEEGPTTQNRLGRLTAMDAATIKGVVDRLIKRHLIETRADPEDGRRRVVALTEAGQTLVERSLAHASAISRKTLEPLSSREQAVLLELLRKLA, translated from the coding sequence GTGAGCGCGCCCCGGCTGCGCAAGAGCGTCCGGGCCACGCCGGTTGCGCATTACCGGCTCGACGACCAGGTGGGATTCATGCTGCGTCGTGTCAGCCAGCGCCATGTCGCGATCTTCGCGCGCCATATGGACAAGGACATCACGCCCACGCGCTGGGCGACGCTCGCCAAGCTCTATGAGGAAGGCCCGACCACCCAGAACCGCCTCGGTCGGCTGACCGCCATGGATGCGGCCACCATCAAGGGCGTGGTCGACCGCCTTATCAAGCGCCATCTGATCGAGACCCGCGCCGATCCCGAGGACGGGCGACGGCGTGTCGTGGCCCTGACCGAGGCGGGACAGACCCTGGTCGAGCGCTCGCTGGCGCATGCCAGTGCGATCAGCCGCAAGACCCTCGAACCCTTGAGCTCCCGCGAGCAGGCCGTGCTGCTGGAGCTGCTGCGCAAGCTGGCGTGA
- a CDS encoding GMC family oxidoreductase, whose protein sequence is MTQTASQDGPAGSPDRYDYIIVGAGSAGCVLANRLTENGRHKVLLLEAGPSDRRFWVQVPIGYGKTFYNPVLNWMYQSEPIPGLNNRTNYVPRGKILGGSSSINAMVYSRGQAGDYEDWEAMGNSGWGWKEVLQTYRKMEDHALGAGPFHGAGGPLHVDDIRNAVHPLSHLYVKAGQEAGLKYTPDLNGETIEGVGLYQITTKNGLRWSSSRAYLWPAQGRANLRVETGALATRILFEGKRATGIAYRQNGREMRAFAAREVILSGGSINTPQLLQLSGVGPAELLKRVGVAVHHESPAVGRYMQDHVCYDYIYRASQPSLNNVLYPWWGKLRVGLQYILTRKGPLSLSVNQGGGYFRSRPDLDRPNIQLYFSPLTYEKALPGVKKLMGPDPFPGFIISVSPTRPTSRGHLEIKSSDPNQAPAIQLNLMSTNHDMQELVEGIRFMAKLAKAPSLASVIAERLHPGPGGTTDDEIAADIRARAYSVFHPCGSARMGPDPKESVVDPRLRVHGLSGLRIVDSSIFPTVTSGNINAPTIMIGERGSEFVLADAK, encoded by the coding sequence ATGACCCAGACTGCATCCCAGGACGGCCCGGCCGGCTCTCCCGACCGCTACGACTACATCATCGTCGGCGCCGGCTCGGCCGGCTGCGTGCTGGCCAACCGCCTGACCGAGAACGGGCGCCACAAGGTGCTGCTGCTCGAGGCCGGCCCCTCCGACCGCCGCTTCTGGGTCCAGGTGCCGATCGGCTATGGCAAGACTTTCTACAATCCCGTCCTCAACTGGATGTATCAGTCCGAACCCATCCCCGGCCTGAACAACCGCACCAACTATGTGCCGCGCGGCAAGATCCTGGGCGGATCCAGCTCGATCAACGCCATGGTCTATTCGCGGGGCCAGGCGGGCGACTACGAAGACTGGGAGGCGATGGGCAACAGCGGCTGGGGCTGGAAAGAGGTGCTCCAGACCTATCGCAAGATGGAGGACCATGCGCTGGGTGCCGGTCCCTTCCACGGCGCCGGCGGACCGCTCCATGTCGACGACATCAGAAACGCCGTCCATCCGCTGAGTCACCTCTATGTGAAGGCGGGCCAGGAGGCCGGGCTGAAATACACGCCCGATCTCAATGGCGAGACGATCGAGGGTGTCGGTCTCTACCAGATCACCACCAAGAACGGGCTGCGCTGGTCCTCCTCACGCGCCTATCTCTGGCCGGCGCAGGGCCGCGCCAATCTCCGCGTCGAGACCGGCGCGCTCGCGACCCGGATCCTGTTCGAGGGCAAGCGCGCGACCGGGATCGCCTATCGCCAGAACGGCCGGGAGATGAGGGCCTTCGCAGCCCGCGAGGTCATCCTCTCCGGCGGCTCGATCAACACGCCCCAGCTGCTGCAGCTTTCAGGCGTCGGACCGGCCGAGCTCCTGAAGCGGGTCGGCGTCGCCGTCCATCACGAGAGCCCGGCGGTCGGCCGCTATATGCAGGACCATGTCTGCTACGACTATATCTACCGGGCCTCGCAGCCGAGCCTGAACAACGTTCTCTATCCCTGGTGGGGCAAGCTGCGGGTCGGGCTGCAATATATCCTGACGCGCAAGGGGCCGCTCTCGCTCAGCGTCAATCAGGGCGGCGGTTACTTCCGCTCCCGGCCCGATCTGGACCGGCCCAACATCCAGCTCTATTTCTCGCCGCTCACCTATGAGAAGGCGCTGCCCGGCGTGAAGAAGCTGATGGGCCCCGACCCCTTCCCCGGCTTCATCATCAGCGTCTCGCCCACCCGGCCGACCAGCCGCGGGCATCTCGAGATCAAATCGAGCGATCCGAACCAGGCGCCGGCGATCCAGCTCAACCTGATGTCGACCAATCACGACATGCAGGAACTGGTCGAGGGCATCCGTTTCATGGCGAAACTGGCGAAGGCCCCCTCGCTCGCCTCGGTCATTGCGGAACGGCTGCATCCGGGCCCGGGCGGCACCACCGACGACGAAATCGCCGCCGACATCCGCGCCCGCGCCTATTCGGTCTTCCATCCCTGCGGCAGCGCGCGCATGGGGCCGGACCCGAAGGAGTCCGTGGTCGATCCGCGGCTGCGCGTGCATGGCCTGTCGGGCTTGCGGATCGTCGATTCCTCGATCTTCCCCACCGTGACGTCCGGCAACATCAACGCGCCGACGATCATGATCGGCGAACGCGGCTCGGAATTCGTGCTGGCGGATGCGAAATAG